A single region of the Kocuria rosea genome encodes:
- a CDS encoding erythromycin esterase family protein: MSPLGRGPSREAGVLAEIRSLARPLETAQDLDPLVERCAGVRFVCVGEASHGTHEYYRWRALLSRRLIEEHGFTWIGVEGDWPDCWRIDRWVRGEADQDLDAHGVLAGFERWPTWMWANEEVAEFLDWLREENARRAGHEQVGFYGLDVYSLWDSLREIIGWLGTSAPEALPAALQAWQCFVPFHEDPHRYAWRTRIVPESCEADVVALLAEVRRRTMDRTAGDPAAFDAVLNAMVTVDAERYYRTMVRGDRQSWNVRDEHMADTADLLSRHHGPGAKGLVWEHNSHVGDARATDMFDAGLVNVGQLLRERHPAHEVVLVGLASWTGTVVAAEAWGAAEEVLAVPQARAGSHEDLLHRALEEDAVLVFGRDRSGPWLSGRFGHRAVGVVYHPWREAGNYVPTRMGERYDALLWFGTTAALRPLHHEAPPEEPELETEPTGF, encoded by the coding sequence GTGAGCCCGCTCGGGCGCGGCCCCTCCCGGGAGGCCGGGGTCCTCGCGGAGATCCGCTCCCTCGCCCGGCCGCTGGAGACGGCGCAGGACCTCGACCCGCTCGTGGAGCGCTGCGCCGGCGTCCGGTTCGTGTGCGTGGGGGAGGCGTCCCACGGCACGCACGAGTACTACCGGTGGCGGGCCCTGCTCAGCCGCCGGCTCATCGAGGAGCACGGCTTCACCTGGATCGGGGTCGAGGGGGACTGGCCGGACTGCTGGCGGATCGACCGGTGGGTGCGCGGCGAGGCGGACCAGGACCTCGACGCCCACGGCGTCCTCGCGGGCTTCGAGCGCTGGCCCACGTGGATGTGGGCGAACGAGGAGGTCGCCGAGTTCCTCGACTGGCTCCGGGAGGAGAACGCCCGCCGGGCCGGCCACGAGCAGGTCGGCTTCTACGGCCTGGACGTCTACTCGCTGTGGGACTCGCTGCGGGAGATCATCGGCTGGCTCGGGACGAGCGCCCCCGAGGCGCTGCCCGCCGCGCTGCAGGCGTGGCAGTGCTTCGTCCCCTTCCACGAGGACCCGCACCGCTACGCGTGGCGGACGCGGATCGTGCCCGAGAGCTGCGAGGCCGACGTCGTCGCCCTCCTCGCCGAGGTGCGCCGGCGCACCATGGACCGGACGGCCGGGGACCCCGCCGCGTTCGACGCCGTCCTCAACGCCATGGTGACGGTCGACGCCGAGCGCTACTACCGGACCATGGTGCGCGGCGACCGGCAGTCCTGGAACGTGCGGGACGAGCACATGGCGGACACCGCGGACCTGCTCTCCCGCCACCACGGGCCCGGCGCCAAGGGCCTGGTGTGGGAGCACAACTCCCACGTGGGGGACGCCCGGGCCACCGACATGTTCGACGCCGGGCTGGTCAACGTGGGTCAGCTGCTGCGCGAGCGCCACCCCGCGCACGAGGTGGTGCTGGTCGGCCTCGCCTCCTGGACCGGCACGGTGGTCGCGGCGGAGGCGTGGGGCGCGGCCGAGGAGGTGCTCGCCGTCCCGCAGGCTCGTGCCGGCAGCCACGAGGACCTCCTGCACCGGGCGCTGGAGGAGGACGCGGTGCTCGTCTTCGGCCGCGACCGCTCCGGGCCCTGGCTCTCCGGGAGGTTCGGCCACCGGGCCGTCGGGGTGGTGTACCACCCGTGGCGCGAGGCCGGCAACTACGTCCCCACCCGCATGGGGGAGCGCTACGACGCGCTGCTGTGGTTCGGGACGACCGCCGCCCTGCGGCCCCTGCACCACGAGGCCCCGCCCGAGGAGCCCGAGCTGGAGACCGAGCCGACGGGCTTCTAG